One genomic window of Sebaldella sp. S0638 includes the following:
- a CDS encoding bifunctional transcriptional activator/DNA repair enzyme AdaA translates to MKLKFEEMYNALLNKDSSYEGSFFAGIKTTGIFCRPTCTARKPKKENVEFFSTSKEAVSHGYRPCKVCHPLEHLGSTPEFINIILEKLEKNPDEKIKDSDLFELNIEPNKVRRWFKKNLNITFHEYQRMLKINSALHQISSGEKVIDSAFDSGYSSLSGFSHAFKNATGTIPSDSAEINVINIMRFTTPLGPMTACADENGVYLLEFSDRKNLEDELEYLKKAFHAKIIFGQNKYLDMLKEQIDEYFSGKRKNFDLPLHTPGTDFQNLVWKKLLDIPYGEHRSYKDQALAINNPKAVRAVGKANGSNRIAIIIPCHRIIGGDGKLTGYAGGLWRKQWLLEFEKKNSSSQ, encoded by the coding sequence ATGAAACTGAAATTTGAAGAAATGTATAATGCTTTATTAAATAAAGACAGTTCTTATGAAGGAAGTTTTTTTGCCGGAATAAAAACTACAGGAATATTCTGTCGTCCTACATGTACCGCAAGAAAACCCAAAAAAGAAAACGTAGAATTTTTTTCTACAAGTAAAGAGGCAGTATCGCATGGATACAGACCCTGCAAAGTCTGCCATCCGCTGGAACATTTAGGTTCTACTCCGGAGTTTATAAACATCATTCTGGAAAAGCTGGAGAAAAATCCTGATGAAAAAATAAAAGACAGTGATCTTTTTGAATTGAATATAGAACCAAACAAAGTAAGAAGATGGTTCAAAAAAAATCTTAATATTACTTTTCATGAATATCAGAGAATGTTAAAAATAAATTCTGCACTGCATCAGATTTCCAGCGGGGAAAAGGTAATCGATTCGGCTTTTGACAGCGGATATAGTTCACTCAGCGGTTTTTCGCACGCTTTTAAAAATGCTACAGGGACTATCCCGTCAGATTCTGCTGAAATAAATGTTATTAATATAATGCGTTTTACTACTCCTCTGGGTCCAATGACTGCATGTGCCGATGAAAACGGTGTGTATCTTCTGGAGTTTTCTGACAGAAAAAATCTTGAAGACGAACTTGAATATCTAAAAAAAGCATTTCATGCCAAAATTATTTTCGGGCAAAATAAATATCTTGATATGCTGAAAGAACAGATTGACGAGTATTTTTCCGGTAAAAGAAAGAATTTTGACCTTCCGCTGCATACTCCGGGAACTGATTTTCAAAATCTTGTATGGAAAAAATTACTTGATATTCCATATGGAGAACACAGATCATACAAAGATCAGGCATTAGCCATAAATAATCCAAAGGCTGTGAGAGCTGTGGGGAAGGCTAACGGTTCAAACAGAATTGCTATAATAATTCCGTGCCACAGAATAATCGGAGGAGACGGAAAACTTACAGGCTATGCCGGTGGTCTGTGGCGTAAACAGTGGCTTTTGGAATTCGAAAAGAAAAACAGCAGCTCTCAATAA
- a CDS encoding RNA degradosome polyphosphate kinase, which produces MKYKSEYFINRELSWLEFNDRVLSEAEYPGNPLLEKCKFISITSSNLDEFFMIRIAALKAQIDSKFTQKDIAGMTPIQQMEKIEDRIEALIKKQYSIYKNGIIPELEENKIVFLKYEELSDDEKKAAEEYFEETLFPILTPTAIDSSRPFPLLQNKSLNIIVELKKEKDRYSFVQVPSIVNRMFKLPGRNGYRFILIEEIIKEFIGTLFEGYSIKKASEFRVTRDSDVIINEDDAEDLLSKIEKSIKNRKWGSPVRLEICESIEKETREYLKDILKLKKSDVYRIDGPIDLTFLMKLWAGVDRSKLKFNSEPPVLIEEFQENESVFDIMKQKEIIYHLPYESFEPVIDLVTEAANDPKVLAIKQTLYRVSGHSPIVKALKDAANNGKQVTVLVEIKARFDEEQNITWAKELEKAGCHVIYGLKGLKTHAKLLLIVRQEAEGIQRYVHLSTGNYNDNTAKLYSDIGFFSTNEDLCTDISYLFNTLTGFSMSRYWNKIAVAPNDLRTKIYELIDNEIENQKAGKKTGIIMKANSLTDKEMIEKLYDASRAGVEIKLVIRGACSLKVGIKDISENIEVYSIVGRYLEHSRIYYFENDGENKIYLSSADLMSRNLDRRIEIMFPVEDEDLKKQVTKILELNLTDNVKRRILEPDGTYRNSNARSSKKINAQSEFYKLAKKRDTNI; this is translated from the coding sequence ATGAAATATAAATCTGAATATTTTATAAATAGAGAATTAAGCTGGCTGGAATTTAACGACAGAGTGCTGAGCGAAGCAGAATATCCGGGTAATCCTTTGTTGGAAAAGTGTAAATTTATTTCCATAACTTCTTCTAATCTGGACGAGTTTTTTATGATTAGAATAGCAGCGTTAAAAGCCCAGATAGACAGTAAATTTACACAAAAAGATATTGCCGGTATGACTCCGATACAGCAAATGGAAAAAATAGAGGACAGAATAGAAGCCTTAATTAAAAAGCAGTATTCAATATATAAAAACGGCATTATACCAGAGCTTGAAGAAAATAAAATTGTTTTTTTGAAATATGAAGAGCTTTCAGATGATGAAAAAAAAGCAGCGGAAGAATACTTTGAAGAAACACTGTTTCCAATTCTGACCCCCACAGCAATAGACAGCAGCAGACCTTTTCCGCTTTTACAGAATAAAAGCCTTAATATAATAGTAGAGTTAAAAAAGGAGAAAGACAGATATTCGTTTGTTCAGGTGCCGTCAATAGTAAACAGAATGTTTAAGCTGCCGGGAAGAAACGGATACAGATTTATTCTTATCGAGGAAATAATAAAAGAATTCATAGGGACTCTTTTTGAGGGATACAGCATAAAGAAGGCCTCTGAATTCAGGGTGACAAGAGATTCGGATGTTATAATAAACGAGGATGATGCAGAAGATCTGCTTAGTAAAATAGAAAAATCAATAAAAAACAGAAAATGGGGAAGCCCTGTAAGGCTTGAAATTTGTGAATCAATAGAAAAGGAAACAAGAGAATATTTGAAAGATATACTGAAACTGAAAAAATCAGATGTATACAGAATTGACGGACCAATAGATCTTACATTTCTTATGAAGTTATGGGCCGGAGTAGACAGGAGTAAACTGAAATTTAATTCCGAGCCGCCTGTTTTAATAGAAGAATTTCAGGAAAATGAATCTGTTTTTGATATAATGAAGCAGAAAGAGATAATATATCATCTTCCTTATGAAAGCTTTGAACCTGTTATTGATCTTGTAACAGAAGCAGCAAATGATCCTAAAGTGCTGGCAATAAAACAGACTTTGTACAGGGTCAGCGGACACTCGCCAATAGTAAAAGCTCTGAAAGATGCAGCTAACAACGGTAAACAAGTTACAGTTCTTGTGGAAATAAAGGCGAGATTTGATGAGGAGCAGAATATTACCTGGGCAAAAGAACTGGAAAAAGCCGGATGTCATGTGATATATGGTCTGAAAGGACTGAAAACACACGCAAAACTTCTGTTGATAGTCAGACAGGAAGCTGAAGGTATACAGAGATATGTTCATTTGAGTACAGGGAACTATAATGATAATACTGCAAAGTTATATTCCGATATTGGATTTTTCAGCACTAATGAGGATTTATGCACGGATATTTCTTATCTGTTTAATACACTTACAGGATTTTCCATGTCAAGATACTGGAATAAAATAGCAGTGGCTCCAAATGATCTGAGAACCAAGATTTATGAACTCATAGACAATGAGATAGAAAATCAGAAGGCAGGGAAAAAGACCGGCATTATAATGAAGGCGAATTCCCTTACAGATAAAGAAATGATAGAAAAGCTGTATGATGCTTCAAGGGCAGGTGTAGAGATAAAGCTGGTAATAAGGGGTGCATGTTCTTTGAAGGTGGGAATAAAAGATATTTCGGAAAATATAGAGGTATACAGTATAGTAGGCAGATATCTTGAACACAGCAGAATTTATTACTTTGAGAATGACGGAGAGAATAAAATATATCTTTCAAGTGCCGATCTGATGTCAAGAAATCTGGACAGAAGAATCGAAATTATGTTTCCTGTGGAAGATGAGGATTTGAAAAAGCAGGTGACAAAGATACTGGAACTGAATCTCACTGATAATGTAAAAAGAAGAATTCTGGAGCCGGATGGTACATACAGGAATTCAAATGCAAGATCATCAAAGAAGATAAATGCACAAAGTGAATTTTATAAACTTGCTAAAAAGAGAGATACGAACATTTAA
- a CDS encoding DMT family transporter encodes MKNKKWIGILMVIISSILWGVSGTVSQYLFNNASVSVSCVVSIRMFTAGIMLIIISLYKGNKDKVTGIWKDKYSRFHIIIYSVFGMLGVQFTYFTTIAKSNAAIATLLQYLAPVIIIVYYLIRLKQKISLSETAALFMALGGTFLLLTNGNTESLTISGEAFFWGLLSAFALAFYTIYVKKLLKWPSSVIIGWSMVIGGFLLGLFVPDWGAVRDFMRTDILLSMLFIVILGTLIPFYFFIESLRYINAKEASLLSCSEPLSALVTSIIWLHVSFGIYQFAGAFLIILMIVMLTLTSENKKTKNKS; translated from the coding sequence ATGAAGAACAAAAAATGGATCGGAATTCTCATGGTTATAATAAGCTCTATTTTATGGGGAGTTTCCGGAACAGTATCACAGTATTTATTTAACAATGCCTCTGTATCTGTATCATGTGTAGTTTCCATAAGGATGTTTACCGCGGGCATTATGCTCATAATTATATCTCTTTATAAAGGAAATAAAGATAAAGTTACAGGAATATGGAAAGATAAATATTCACGTTTTCACATAATAATTTATTCCGTTTTCGGAATGCTGGGAGTCCAGTTTACATATTTTACCACTATTGCGAAAAGTAATGCGGCTATTGCCACTTTGCTGCAATATCTGGCTCCTGTTATAATAATTGTTTATTATCTGATACGTTTAAAACAAAAAATATCATTATCAGAGACAGCAGCACTTTTTATGGCTCTGGGCGGTACGTTTCTTCTGCTTACGAATGGTAATACAGAATCACTTACCATCTCCGGCGAAGCATTTTTCTGGGGACTGCTTTCTGCATTTGCCCTTGCTTTTTACACAATTTATGTAAAAAAACTTCTAAAATGGCCTTCATCTGTTATCATAGGATGGAGCATGGTTATAGGAGGATTCCTGCTGGGATTATTTGTTCCCGACTGGGGAGCAGTGAGGGATTTTATGCGTACTGATATTTTATTATCTATGTTATTTATAGTAATTCTCGGTACTCTCATACCATTTTACTTTTTCATTGAGAGCCTGAGATATATTAATGCAAAGGAAGCTTCGCTTCTCAGCTGCAGTGAACCATTATCCGCACTGGTGACTTCCATTATATGGCTTCATGTAAGCTTTGGGATATATCAGTTTGCAGGAGCATTCCTGATCATACTTATGATTGTGATGCTCACACTTACTTCAGAAAATAAAAAAACCAAAAATAAATCCTGA
- a CDS encoding VanW family protein, with product MWKKVTLIITGVFLLFGGAFLYFTRDTEKIYNNISVSGVDLSDTSKETAKKKIDEIKLENVKLNYEGKEFMISGDSISYKVDSDTVVNDAYNVGRKSNFLKNKAKIFALKALGKKVSLPLHYTIDEEALKNELVKIASEVDVKEQDARLVINEDQISVVDEVNGKKINIEKTLNAVKESIKYAKHDDISLVAETAVAKVTREKLSPVNTLLGEYTTTFNAGVYGRSENIRLAVKSINDVLLDPQETLSFNDSTGMRNPKNGYKSAPVIVNGEIEQGLGGGVCQVSSTLFNAGALSGLKIVERSNHSIPSSYVALGRDAVVDYGNLDLKMQNNFQNPVYVVANVVGNKINIKVYGNRSDKADEVKLFAVVNGSIPRKTKTVKSGKATNGRDGIKATTYRVTVKNGNETKEVLSSNYYPPKARVVVLTPAVESGDSSL from the coding sequence ATGTGGAAAAAGGTAACACTGATAATAACAGGTGTATTTTTACTTTTTGGCGGTGCGTTTTTATATTTTACAAGAGATACGGAGAAGATATATAATAATATATCAGTATCCGGTGTTGATTTATCTGATACATCCAAAGAAACAGCAAAGAAGAAGATAGATGAGATAAAATTAGAAAATGTAAAATTAAATTATGAAGGTAAGGAATTTATGATATCTGGTGACAGTATATCATATAAAGTTGATTCTGATACTGTGGTGAATGATGCATACAATGTCGGAAGAAAGAGTAATTTTCTGAAAAACAAGGCTAAGATATTCGCTTTGAAAGCTTTAGGGAAAAAGGTAAGTTTACCGCTTCATTATACTATTGATGAGGAGGCTTTGAAAAATGAACTTGTTAAGATAGCTTCCGAAGTGGATGTAAAAGAGCAGGATGCGAGACTTGTGATTAATGAGGATCAGATTTCTGTGGTAGACGAGGTAAACGGTAAGAAAATTAACATAGAAAAGACTTTAAATGCTGTAAAGGAAAGCATAAAATATGCTAAACATGATGACATTAGTCTTGTGGCTGAAACAGCTGTTGCGAAAGTAACCAGAGAAAAACTGAGTCCTGTGAATACTCTTCTCGGTGAGTATACTACTACATTTAATGCAGGAGTATACGGAAGAAGTGAGAATATAAGACTCGCGGTAAAATCGATAAATGATGTTCTTCTTGATCCGCAGGAAACTTTGTCATTTAATGACAGTACAGGAATGCGTAATCCGAAAAACGGATATAAAAGTGCGCCTGTTATAGTAAACGGTGAGATAGAACAAGGTCTTGGCGGAGGAGTATGTCAGGTTTCGTCGACATTATTCAATGCCGGAGCTCTTTCAGGATTGAAAATAGTAGAAAGAAGTAATCATTCAATTCCGTCTTCATATGTAGCACTTGGAAGAGATGCCGTGGTAGACTATGGAAATCTGGATTTGAAAATGCAGAATAATTTTCAGAATCCTGTTTATGTAGTAGCAAATGTAGTCGGTAATAAAATAAACATCAAAGTATACGGAAACAGAAGCGATAAAGCAGATGAAGTAAAACTGTTTGCAGTAGTAAACGGAAGTATACCAAGAAAAACAAAAACAGTAAAATCCGGAAAAGCAACTAACGGAAGAGACGGTATAAAAGCAACGACTTACAGAGTAACAGTTAAAAATGGAAATGAGACAAAAGAAGTATTGTCAAGTAATTATTATCCGCCGAAAGCAAGAGTAGTAGTATTGACTCCGGCTGTAGAAAGCGGAGATTCAAGTTTATAA